The Onychomys torridus chromosome 2, mOncTor1.1, whole genome shotgun sequence sequence TTCCATGTGTGTCTCTAGGGAGTCAAGGCTCCCATAGATATCAGCATCTGGCCTGTGACCTGGAAATAAATTATTGGGATTTGCAGTTTGAGAATTCCCCAAGTCTGCAATCCCTGAGTCTGCAAAGGGAAGACCTGGGCAGAGGTATGGAACAGGTGTCCCAGACTCCTAATAtactcttcctctgtcttctaccTTGAACCTGGTCACCACTCATATTTAGGATCAGGCCTGGGTCACCTCTGTGACCTTCTAACACCTCTGTGTTTTTCCTGAACACTCTCCTTCCATGGAAAGAAACAGGATAGAGGATAGCTTAGGACAACCATgggagagtggagaggagagacagataTAGCAGCAGTGaacctcctgagtgtggggtAGAGACACACACTGTGGCAAGTGAGGCATCCACACCACTTAGAAAAGCAGAAGGTAAGGCCAGAACAGGGGAATTGGGGGATGGCCTGCTGGGTGGGACTTGTTTTTCCAGAATAAAAGGCCCAGAGAAGAGCTGGGGGCCAAGTTCATGCTCTGCCTGGCACAGATCCTGGATGGCTGGCTCCCTTAGGTACTGAGGGACTTCTTATAGCCTCATAGCTGGTCCTCCctgtttccccctcccctttAATAGCCAGCTAGGCTGAGGTCCTGGCTTGTCTGAGGACTTGGggaccccaccccagcctccaggGATAGGGCCTGTACCTATTACTATCCAAAGAAGTGGCCTAGACTGCTTAAGGGCTTCTGAGGTTTTTtggattcttttcctttcttgttctgtgGTTTGCTTAACTAGCAGGAGTGGGCTGGTACACAGTGCTGCTCtgttattttccatttgtttatatgATTTTGTTTTCCCAGAGCTTCAAATTTGTGCTTTCTGTTGGGAGAGCTCCACTCCCCTTTCCTCCAAGTAGAGGTTCCCAGATCATAGCACTTCAGTCCTGGTTTCAGGACTCTGGGTTTGCCTTATGAATGTGGACAACTCTAGTTGTGTCCTCAGTGCCCAGAGGTCCTACCACTCGCCTCCCTGATTggctgttctttgttttgtttgagacagggtctcactatatgtaGCCATGGCTGCTCTGGAATTCACTATGAGGACCAtcttagcctcaaactcatagagctctgcctctgcctctcaagtgctagaattaaaggagtGGGCCACTGTGCCTGCCTTTCTTGATCCTAGAGATAAGTGGACCATAGTGCCATCATGTGGTCCTCAGGTAGCCCACTATGGTCCCAGAGAAGGGCATAGTAAAGTCACCCTTATCTAAATTGGAACTGGAAGAGCCACCTGATCTGGCAAGGAGAATACAAGAATAGAGAAAGCAGCCCAGGTTTTCTGGTCTGGCTGACCACATGGGAGAATGTCAAAGCCAGGGATGCAGATCATTCACCTTCAAACACCAGTTCTGCTGCAGCTCAGAAAGTTTACCAGATGCTTGGCACTCATATGGCCTCAGGAATCCTCACATTCAGGCCTCTTCATCTGTCCTAGGACTGAGCTACTGCCCCACCCCAGGGATGACCGGtgactggctgagcatttactcAGACCCTCCCACCTTCTAGGCCTGGACCGGGTGGCTGCAACACAACAGGCCAGCCAAGGATGGGGGAGGCCAACAGTAGAGCTGCACAGTGGGCGGGGCACAGACCCGGCCCACAGCTCCGTGATGTCAGCGGGTGCTGGCAGGGAGAGGGGGTCGGCTGTTTTTCTGGAGAGTTAGAGCTGAGTAAGACAAAGCACAGCCCGGTCCCTTCCGGCGCCATGGAACTGCTGTCCTGTGTCTTGCTGTGGAAACTGGTGCTTCTTCAGAGTGAGTGTGAGAGATGGGACTGGGTGTGGGACAGTGAGTTGATGAACTCTCTGTGTTTAGGCTGGGAGGGGTAGGGAGCACTCATCAAAGAAAAGGACCAGGCTGGTGCCTCAAAACAGCAATTCACTTTCAATCATGAAGCCTTAAGGTACTCTAACAAAAATCCCAGGGGCCCTAACTAGGGAGGATGTAGCCAAGGATGCCTCCCGTACCCATTCTTTGTGTGCTCAGGGTGCAGTCCTCCCAGATGTGGGGAGGGAAGTCAGTGTGGCCGACAACTAAGGGCTAATAGAGTCTGTTCCAACGCCTTCTTCAGGGGCCCCAGGCCTGCCTACTATGGCCTGCTGACCAGGCACATTTTTCCTAGAAGCCTAGGCCCTAAGCCACTTCTCCACAGCACTGTCTTGGGCCAGTGGTGGCAGATCAGGACTTACTCCCCCTGTCACCTGTTGAGACTGTAGCAAAGGGCTTGCTGCACCCAGGGTGGGGTGTGTAGGACAGGGCTATGAATGCCTGAGGTGGGAAGGTTCCTAAAGGTTCAGCACAGATGCATATACTACTGCTGGTTGCCTCAGTGTCCTGCTGGAGCAGTTCGGAAGGACTTGTTGCTATAATGTGGCAATGGTTACTTCAAGTTCACAGTCAGAACAAGACTGCATAGAGTCACATCCTTCCCTACTACTCATGACCAGATTTCTTGGTTTCCCATTTACCAGAGCCGTTTGTACAGCCAGGAAGGTGATACTAAGGGTGTTGCTGGCAGCTTCCCTACCAGAACTAGTTAAGCGGGCATGATGGCAACAAACTGCCAAGACTGCGGGAGGCCCCAAGGGGTCTTCCGGCTGGTGGGTCCTGGAAAGCAAAGGTGAAAAATGCCTACAGCTTTACTCTTTCTCTCCTTACAGGCCTTGAAGTCCTTCTGTACTCAGGTTAGTGTCCCATACCCATCTGTGGGCCAGGCCCCTTTAGGGTCGGTCCACTTCTCTCCTAAcccatcctgcctccatcttgaCTTTTGCCGTTGACTCCCTCTTCCTGACAAGGACCCTCAGGGACCGCAACAGCCAGCAGCTCTGTGGTGTCTGAGTCCGTAGTGAGCTGGGCAGCCGGAACCCAGGCGGTGCTGCGCTGCCAGAGCCCGCGCATGGTGTGGACCCAAGACCGACTGCATGACCGTCAGCGCGTGGTCCACTGGGACCTCAGCGGAGTCCCGGGCAGCCAAGGACGCCGACTCGTGGATATGTACTCGGCGGGTGAACAGCGAGTGTACGAGCCGCGCGACGACCGCCTCCTACTGTCGCCTTCTGCCTTCCACGACGGCAACTTCTCACTGCTCATCCGTGGTACGCAGTAGAACCGTGGTGGGGCTGAAACTTTGGCAGGAGTAGAAACATTGGCAGGGGGCGGACACACACCTTTGAGGAGACTAGGCCTATGAAAGGGTGGAGCCTTGGAAAGGCGGGGTCAGAACCATTTAAGGGAGGGCCTATGGAGGAAGATGGGTCCCAACGCTGAGGTTGTCTTCTGCGAAGCAGCTGTGGAGGAGGGAGACGAAGGGGTGTACACCTGCAACCTCCACCACCACTACTGTCATCTCTACGAGAGCCTGGCCGTGCGCCTCGAGGTCACCGATGATCGTGAGTGTGCCCCTCACTCTCCTTTGCTACTGCCATCCCTGCCCCACCCAGTCTTCCCCTTCCTCACCTCTGCGGGGCAGTGATCTGGCTGCCTCTCTCAATGCATCCGCAGCCCTGTTAGCTCGCACGTACTGGGACGGTGAGAAGGAAGTGAAGGTGGTGGTCCGCGGTGCGCCGGCTCTAATGACTTGCGTGAACCGTGCGCACTTGTGGACTGACCGTCACTTAGAGGAGGCGCAGCAGGTGGTCCACTGGGACCGACAGCTACCTGGGGTGCCACACGACCGTGCTGACCGTCTGCTTGACTTGTACGCATCTGGCGAGCGCCGCGCCTATGGGCCGTCCTTCCTGCGTGATCGTGTGGCAGTGAACGCCGACGCTTTTGCACGCGGCGACTTCTCCCTACGCATAGATGCTCTGGAACCGGCTGATGAAGGAATCTATTCCTGCCACCTGCACCACCACTACTGCGGCCTGCATGAGCGCCGGGTCTTCCACCTACAGGTCACGGAACCCGTCTTGAagccacctgctcctgcctctccCGGTAATGGGTCTGGCCACAACAGCACTCCTGGCCCaggtgtgtgcaagtgtgcagcCTGCAGGCACCGAGAAGGGGTATTGCTGAgagtatcttccttccttcctttccttttttcttccttccttttctttctttctctccttttttttttttttttttttgagatgaggattgaacccagggccttgtgcttgctaggcaatcgctctaccactgagctaaatccccaacctccccccctttttttgtattggtttttgtttttcgagacagggtttccttgtgtaacctcagctgtcctagaactagctttgtataccaggctggacttaaattcagagatccacctgtctctgtttcctgagtgctgggattaaaggcatgctccaccacacctagcttatgGAGGGTTTCTGATGCTTGCTACTTCCCTGTAGATCCCACGCTGGTAAGTAGATCCCGAAGCCACAGTGTCATCAACGTCATTGTCCCAGAGAACCATGCACATTTCTTCCAGCAACTGGGCTATGTGTTGGCCACGCTACTGCTATTCATTGTGCTGCTCATCACTGTAGTCTTGGCTACACGCCATCGTCACCATGGAGGTAAGTCAGGGCCCTTAGAACAGAGGGGCCCAGATTGGCTGAGGACAGTGAGACCgacttgatcctcctgtcttcacagGATGCGAGACCTCAGACAAAAAAGCTGGGAAACTGAAGGGGTGAGTTTGCCTGCCCAACCCTCCTCCCagacctgccctgccctgccctcctaCACTGCCATCTCCCTTTAGGAAGGATGTGAACATGATGGAGTTTGCTGTGACCACAGGGGACCAGGCTCCTTATAGGACTGAGGACATCCAGCTAGGTAGGAGTGAGGACCACAAGGGTCCAGGGGAAGTGCATTTTTGGGTGGGacttattcttttcttctaaCCAGATTACAAAAACAACATCTTGAAGGAGAGGGCTGAAATGGCCCACAGTCCCCTGCCTGCCAAGAATGTGGATCTGGATAAAGGTGAGCAGTGGAGGGAGACCCCAACATTCCCCCATCCCATGTGTGACTCTACCCATTCCCAGGACCCTTTGGATAGGAGACTTCTGCCATCTTTTCTGAGAAGGCCTTGGGAAGTCATGCCAAATGTCTTCCCTGACTTTCCCACTGGAACTAAGGGACAGAAAGTAGACACTAGCCATTTTCTTGGCTTCCAGAGTTCAGAAAGGAGTACTGCAAATAAGTGGATCCTGAGCTTCTGGCTGGGCCAGTAGCTCTGTATCAAAGGATGTCTCCATGACCCTCCTGTGGCACTCCTGGATTCTTCTCAGTGGCTGGTCCCGCTTTCCTATAAACTTGGCCTGAACTTGGCAGAGCAGCTGCCTTCACTTTGTTCTTCTAAGAATCACCCTCATCTTGGTGAGCAACTGTGGGTTCCCTAGGGACTCTGATATAGTATAGTTGCTGCCCACTGGTTGGGAGTACAGCCTGTGCCCACTGGTGGCTGTACTCCCAACTTTGACACAACAGACATAGATCCCTTGTTAATGTCCACCAAATGGACAATCTCTCGTGGCTTCTTCCTGCTAGGGCCAGAAAGACACTTAACGATAGTTAAGTCACCAGTTCAACACGTTAGCCATTGTCTTGGGGAGCTTGTCTTCCTGGATGCACTATGCCTATGCATTACTCAGAGCCCTGCTGTCATATGTTCTGACTTGTGGGCCCATCTTGCTGCTTTGGGCCACTTGGAGCTGGCCCATTGCCCCTTTTCTGCTTCTGATCCCTTTCTGCTGAATACCTTCTAAGAGTTGCTGGGTATCATGTGACTCTTGGCCTTGACATCCCTCCCTTTCTGTGGTCCGGGATTGGAGCTCCATTTGTCCTCTATTTTGgctgaagatggaggaagagggtTCTGAGTGGCCTATGCTGCCACATCAAACAGCTCCTACTGGGGAAGTTTTCATGTCATAATAAAAACACATCTGATTTTTAGCCTTGGCCCTGCTATTCCTCTTCTGTTCAGGGAGGACATATCTCCCAGGTGCTCTCATAGCCTTCATTTGAGTTCCATTGTCCTTCCCTACCCCCTCCAGTGGAAGATCTATGTCTAGGTCCTTCTAGGCTCAGATGTACTATGACACAGGAGCCCATTTCTCATGGTGAAGGACTTCCGGTCCCttttccaagtgtgtgtgtggacaggaaggaggggggagtATACAATGACAGAGAGGGAGATAGAACATAGAAGGAAATGGTGCTggcccagttcttttttttttttttttttttttttttgattttttgagacagggtttctctgtagctttggagcctgtcctgtactgtactagctctgtagaccaggctggcctcaaactcacagagctccacctgcctctgcctcccgagtgctgggattacagacgtgtgccaccaccacctggccactggCCCAGTTCTTTGAGAAGCAGATGCCAAGATGGAgtaaaaagaagcaaagacaggcaggAAGGCTCTCCAAGGATACAGGTCTGAGGAGATTCCATCAGAAAGAGCCCCAAGAGGCAGGGCTTGGCCAACAGGATCAGGTATTGGTTTTCAGGTTCCCCTAGGAGCTAGTCATGACTGGGCTGTGTGACCTCAGCAGACTCAGAGGTGAAAAAGCAGCTAAGAAAGGGCACAGACTTCTATCCCCCACTCcccttataaagatttatttatcatgtatacagtgtttggcctgcatgtatgcctgcaggccagaagagggcaccagatctcattatagatggttgtgagccaccatgtggttgctgggaattgaactcaggaccatctggaagagcagtcagtgttcttaacctctgagccatctctccaaccccctcccactctcttttaaaaaatttaaaaatttgggattgaagagatggctcaacagttaggagcactggctgctcatctggaggacccaggttcaattcccagcaggcacatggcagctcacaactttctgtaactccagttccagggtagccaacaccctcacacagacatacatgcaggcaaaataccaatgcacataaaataaaaataaattatatatatatatatatatatatatatatatatatatatatatatatcttaatttttatcatttt is a genomic window containing:
- the Mxra8 gene encoding matrix remodeling-associated protein 8 isoform X3, coding for MTALCRDMCFGITVNTSREVGFSVNTGGIGAEGYLYWGLEVLLYSGPSGTATASSSVVSESVVSWAAGTQAVLRCQSPRMVWTQDRLHDRQRVVHWDLSGVPGSQGRRLVDMYSAGEQRVYEPRDDRLLLSPSAFHDGNFSLLIRAVEEGDEGVYTCNLHHHYCHLYESLAVRLEVTDDPLLARTYWDGEKEVKVVVRGAPALMTCVNRAHLWTDRHLEEAQQVVHWDRQLPGVPHDRADRLLDLYASGERRAYGPSFLRDRVAVNADAFARGDFSLRIDALEPADEGIYSCHLHHHYCGLHERRVFHLQVTEPVLKPPAPASPGNGSGHNSTPGPDPTLVSRSRSHSVINVIVPENHAHFFQQLGYVLATLLLFIVLLITVVLATRHRHHGGCETSDKKAGKLKGKDVNMMEFAVTTGDQAPYRTEDIQLDYKNNILKERAEMAHSPLPAKNVDLDKEFRKEYCK
- the Mxra8 gene encoding matrix remodeling-associated protein 8 isoform X1 codes for the protein MGEANSRAAQWAGHRPGPQLRDVSGCWQGEGVGCFSGELELSKTKHSPVPSGAMELLSCVLLWKLVLLQSECLEVLLYSGPSGTATASSSVVSESVVSWAAGTQAVLRCQSPRMVWTQDRLHDRQRVVHWDLSGVPGSQGRRLVDMYSAGEQRVYEPRDDRLLLSPSAFHDGNFSLLIRAVEEGDEGVYTCNLHHHYCHLYESLAVRLEVTDDPLLARTYWDGEKEVKVVVRGAPALMTCVNRAHLWTDRHLEEAQQVVHWDRQLPGVPHDRADRLLDLYASGERRAYGPSFLRDRVAVNADAFARGDFSLRIDALEPADEGIYSCHLHHHYCGLHERRVFHLQVTEPVLKPPAPASPGNGSGHNSTPGPDPTLVSRSRSHSVINVIVPENHAHFFQQLGYVLATLLLFIVLLITVVLATRHRHHGGCETSDKKAGKLKGKDVNMMEFAVTTGDQAPYRTEDIQLDYKNNILKERAEMAHSPLPAKNVDLDKEFRKEYCK
- the Mxra8 gene encoding matrix remodeling-associated protein 8 isoform X2 is translated as MGEANSRAAQWAGHRPGPQLRDVSGCWQGEGVGCFSGELELSKTKHSPVPSGAMELLSCVLLWKLVLLQSLEVLLYSGPSGTATASSSVVSESVVSWAAGTQAVLRCQSPRMVWTQDRLHDRQRVVHWDLSGVPGSQGRRLVDMYSAGEQRVYEPRDDRLLLSPSAFHDGNFSLLIRAVEEGDEGVYTCNLHHHYCHLYESLAVRLEVTDDPLLARTYWDGEKEVKVVVRGAPALMTCVNRAHLWTDRHLEEAQQVVHWDRQLPGVPHDRADRLLDLYASGERRAYGPSFLRDRVAVNADAFARGDFSLRIDALEPADEGIYSCHLHHHYCGLHERRVFHLQVTEPVLKPPAPASPGNGSGHNSTPGPDPTLVSRSRSHSVINVIVPENHAHFFQQLGYVLATLLLFIVLLITVVLATRHRHHGGCETSDKKAGKLKGKDVNMMEFAVTTGDQAPYRTEDIQLDYKNNILKERAEMAHSPLPAKNVDLDKEFRKEYCK